The following are encoded in a window of Peromyscus maniculatus bairdii isolate BWxNUB_F1_BW_parent chromosome X, HU_Pman_BW_mat_3.1, whole genome shotgun sequence genomic DNA:
- the LOC121825803 gene encoding testis-expressed protein 13C-1-like gives MAVDVGDPKSGFRHCDVVVFINEEVLRNGGGPSFYLTFRSRPWKDIEDGLKSVVADTRVPRTIKRACAWSALALGVRVATRQREKQSRRVQQLHNEVEEHEAATWTLATDLERLREERDEVVSELRSARDNLKQVLHECDMLHKRLIEFDLSQQLLAESQDTEYPGTLPWPLIIKEHIEALDTDLQSGQYAVTPKKDQMASVTVLETLHEAEEFSASSM, from the coding sequence ATGGCTGTGGACGTTGGGGACCCCAAGAGTGGTTTCCGCCACTGCGATGTGGTTGTGTTTATCAATGAAGAGGTGCTGAGGAATGGTGGTGGCCCAAGCTTCTACCTGACCTTCCGTTCACGGCCCTGGAAGGATATAGAAGATGGTCTGAAGTCTGTCGTGGCTGATACCCGTGTACCACGCACCATCAAGAGGGCCTGCGCCTGGAGTGCTCTCGCCCTGGGAGTGAGGGTGGCTACGAGGCAACGAGAAAAGCAATCACGACGTGTCCAACAGCTGCACAATGAGGTAGAAGAACATGAGGCAGCCACCTGGACTTTGGCCACAGACCTGGAACGGCTGCGTGAGGAGCGTGACGAAGTGGTCTCTGAACTTCGCAGTGCAAGAGACAACCTGAAGCAAGTGCTACATGAGTGTGATATGCTGCACAAGAGGCTGATTGAGTTCGACCTGTCACAGCAACTTCTGGCTGAGTCGCAAGATACTGAGTATCCGGGTACTCTGCCGTGGCCTCTAATTATCAAAGAACATATAGAGGCTCTTGACACAGACTTGCAGAGTGGGCAATATGCAGTGACCCCGAAGAAAGACCAGATGGCATCCGTAACAG